Part of the Arthrobacter globiformis genome is shown below.
TGGCCCCTGCCGTGTTCCGCGCAGCTCCTTGCAGCCGATGGACGGCGCCCGCACGTCATGGTCCGTAGCCCAGCCGCAACATCAGCCGCCGCCGCGGTCCGTTTCTGCAGCCATGCGTCATCCGATGTCCCCAGAAGACGCCCGCCATTACGGCCTGTTACCCCTCGAGTCGCTGCGCGTCCCGGAGCCGCCATCGGCGGCCCCGGCCGGCAGGTTACGCCCCGTTTCCCCTCGTGACCGTGCCCTTCAGGCGGTGGTCCATCTCTGCTCTCATGGTGGACACCGAACGCCTTGGACGACCTGCTGAAGGGAAGCACACCATGACCTCCGGAACCGGGCCGATACCGAAAATCAGCCTTCAAAACATCACCAAGAAGTTCACGGTGCGGCCCAGCAAGGACAATCCGGAAGGAGCGGTCCTGACCGCCCTGGACGGCATCTCCCTTGACGTCTCCGCAGGCGAATTCATCACCCTGGTGGGCCCCAGCGGCTCCGGCAAGACCACCCTGCTGGACCTCCTGGCCGGCCTAACCAAGCCGGACACCGGCCAGGTGCTGGTGGACGGCCGGGAAGTGGCGGGACCGGGCCGGGACCGCGCCGTCGTTTTCCAGCAGTATGCGCTGTTCCCCTGGCGCACGGCCGCTGCCAACGTGTCCTTCGGACTGGAAGGCGTGGGCAGCGACGGGAAGCGCTATAGCCGCAAGGAACGGGCCGAGAAGGCGCGCGAATACCTTGAGCTCGTAGGCCTCGGCGGCTTTGAAGACCGTTACCCCCACGAGCTGTCCGGCGGCATGAAGCAGCGGGTGGCCATCGCCCGCAGCCTCGCGTACGAGCCGGACATCCTGCTGATGGACGAACCGTTCGCCGCATTGGACGCCCAAACGCGCGAGCAGCTTCAGACCGAACTGCTCCGCATCTGGGCCACCACGGGCAAGACCATCATCTTCATCACCCACGGCATCGACGAGGCCGTGTACCTCGGCCAGCGCGTGGCCGTGCTCAGCTCCCGGCCGGGACGGCTGAAGGAAATCGTGGACATCGACCTCGGAGACCGCTCCGGTGACGAGGACGTCCGCTCCAGCCCGGCCTTCGTGGAACACCGGCACAAGGTTTGGTCGCTGCTGCATGACGAGGTACGCCGTGCCCAGGAAGCCGGCCACGCGAAGATCCAGCCCGACGGAACGGCGCCGGACGAAACCAGGACCATCACCACGGGAAAGGCAGCCTGATGAGCACGCCAACACTGACCAAGGAAACGGAACGGCAGACCGGTCCCGCGGCGGCCCGGGAGGCAACGACGGAGCGAAATCCGGCGCTGCGTCCGGGTCCCGGCACGCCACCGGCGGCCAGGCTGCGCCGGTACGCCGTGCAGGGCGGCAAAGCTGTGTGGGGCGCCGGTGCCATCATCCTGTTCCTGTTGCTCTGGGAACTGGGACCCACCTACCTTGCTCCGGCATCGACGAGAGTTTTCCTTCCACCCCTTCACGAAGTGCTCGAGGCGCTGGGCACACTCATCGGAAACGGCCAGCTGCAAAACCACCTCGCAGCCAGCCTGAGCCGGTCCGCCAGCGGCTTCGGCATCGCCGTCGTGACGGCCGTGGCCCTAGGCCTGCTCGTGGCCTGGTACGGCGCCCTTGACCGCTTCCTCAATCCGCTGCTGGAAGTCTTCAGGAACACGGCCGCGCTGGCCCTGCTCCCCGTGTTCACGCTGCTGCTCGGCATCGGGGAGACCTCAAAGATCAGCATCGTGGCCTACGCGGCATTCT
Proteins encoded:
- a CDS encoding ABC transporter ATP-binding protein, producing MTSGTGPIPKISLQNITKKFTVRPSKDNPEGAVLTALDGISLDVSAGEFITLVGPSGSGKTTLLDLLAGLTKPDTGQVLVDGREVAGPGRDRAVVFQQYALFPWRTAAANVSFGLEGVGSDGKRYSRKERAEKAREYLELVGLGGFEDRYPHELSGGMKQRVAIARSLAYEPDILLMDEPFAALDAQTREQLQTELLRIWATTGKTIIFITHGIDEAVYLGQRVAVLSSRPGRLKEIVDIDLGDRSGDEDVRSSPAFVEHRHKVWSLLHDEVRRAQEAGHAKIQPDGTAPDETRTITTGKAA
- a CDS encoding ABC transporter permease — protein: MSTPTLTKETERQTGPAAAREATTERNPALRPGPGTPPAARLRRYAVQGGKAVWGAGAIILFLLLWELGPTYLAPASTRVFLPPLHEVLEALGTLIGNGQLQNHLAASLSRSASGFGIAVVTAVALGLLVAWYGALDRFLNPLLEVFRNTAALALLPVFTLLLGIGETSKISIVAYAAFFPVLLNTIAGVRTVDPLLIRAARSLGLSNFQLFQKVILPSAVPTIFTGIRMAGTSSILVLIAAEMVGAKAGLGYLIVNSQMSFLIPDMYAGILTVSLLGLLVNYLLVAVERHFSRWRTGVGSRTA